Proteins encoded within one genomic window of Sphingomonas sp. G-3-2-10:
- a CDS encoding metallopeptidase TldD-related protein, with protein MLNTEQARERVHDIVGRARRAGADAADAVLIADRSLSVSVRMGALEDVERSESAELGLRVFSGNRSASVSTSDLSSASLDTLVERVLAMAREAPEDPWAGLAPDAMLLSGSAPDLDLDDSADADPQAMRDRALEAEDAARAVPGVTNSEGGGASANRSVTALATSNGFTGGYAVTSHMISASVLAGSGGEMERDSAWHSARHAAMLEAPDAIGRLAGERAVSRLNPGRVASGAMPVVFDRRVSGGLLGHFIGAITGSSIARKTSFLQEHLGKQVFAKGVTLHEDPHRLRGLRSRPFDGEGLPVGPRRLVEDGVLQTWLMESASARQLGFDPTGHAARGIAGAPGAAPSNLWMSAGDQSFDALIADIDTGILVTELIGQGVNGVTGDYSRGAAGFLIDKGQIAGPVSEITIAGNLIDMFLAAIPASDLEFRYGINAPTLRIDGMTIAGD; from the coding sequence ATGCTGAATACCGAACAGGCCCGCGAGCGCGTCCACGATATCGTCGGCCGCGCACGCCGCGCGGGCGCAGACGCCGCCGATGCCGTACTGATCGCCGACCGATCGCTCTCCGTCTCCGTCCGCATGGGCGCGCTTGAGGATGTCGAGCGTTCGGAAAGCGCCGAGCTTGGCCTGCGCGTATTCTCTGGTAACCGCTCCGCCAGCGTATCGACGTCGGATCTCAGTTCGGCTTCGCTCGACACGCTGGTCGAGCGGGTGCTCGCGATGGCGCGCGAAGCCCCCGAGGATCCCTGGGCCGGTCTCGCGCCCGACGCGATGTTGCTGAGCGGCAGCGCGCCCGATCTCGATCTCGACGATAGCGCGGACGCCGATCCGCAGGCGATGCGCGATCGCGCGCTGGAAGCGGAGGATGCCGCGCGCGCCGTGCCGGGCGTCACCAACAGCGAAGGCGGCGGCGCCAGCGCGAACCGCTCGGTCACCGCGCTTGCCACCAGCAACGGCTTCACTGGCGGCTATGCCGTGACCAGCCACATGATCTCCGCCAGCGTGCTCGCGGGCAGCGGCGGCGAGATGGAGCGCGACAGCGCGTGGCACTCCGCCCGCCATGCCGCGATGCTCGAAGCGCCCGACGCGATCGGCCGCCTGGCCGGTGAGCGTGCGGTCTCGCGCCTCAATCCCGGCCGCGTCGCCAGCGGCGCCATGCCGGTGGTGTTCGACCGCCGCGTATCGGGGGGCCTGCTCGGCCACTTCATCGGTGCGATCACCGGCTCTTCGATCGCGCGCAAGACGAGCTTCCTGCAGGAGCATCTCGGCAAGCAGGTCTTTGCAAAGGGCGTTACCTTGCACGAGGATCCGCACCGCCTGCGTGGCCTGCGCTCGCGCCCGTTCGACGGCGAGGGGCTGCCGGTCGGCCCGCGCCGGCTGGTCGAAGATGGCGTGCTTCAGACGTGGCTGATGGAAAGCGCCTCGGCGCGACAGCTCGGGTTCGACCCCACCGGTCATGCCGCGCGCGGCATTGCGGGCGCGCCGGGTGCCGCGCCCAGCAATTTGTGGATGAGCGCGGGCGATCAGTCGTTCGACGCGTTGATCGCAGATATCGATACGGGCATCCTCGTCACCGAACTGATCGGGCAGGGGGTCAATGGCGTGACTGGCGATTATTCGCGCGGCGCGGCGGGCTTTCTGATCGACAAGGGCCAGATCGCCGGTCCGGTCTCGGAGATTACTATCGCGGGGAACCTGATCGACATGTTCCTCGCCGCGATCCCCGCAAGCGACCTTGAATTCCGCTACGGGATCAATGCCCCGACCCTGCGCATCGACGGGATGACCATCGCGGGTGACTGA
- the ppc gene encoding phosphoenolpyruvate carboxylase, giving the protein MASPTIANNPDIRLLGRLLGDVIRAYGGDELFRRIEYIRAASVDRHRGVVGADAVDPGLDRLTLDETLDFTRGFMLFSMLANLAEDRQGVEVESGADVASTLKRLKADGIGREAVMQLLDHALIVPVLTAHPTEVRRKSMIDHKNRIAELMALKDLGLEETEDGDRIDDAILRQIALLWQTRVLRREKLGVADEVETALSYLRDVFLPVLPALYARWDRALGDRAPSFLRAGSWIGGDRDGNPFVTADSMRHALARAAETVFVYYLDQVHALGAELSISTEHVQVDSSVLELAEASHDTAASRQDEPYRRALSGIYARLSATHHKLIGKAPPRPAPLAAAPYADPAEFRAELTAIARGLTLEGNGPLASGGALGRLIRAVETFGFHLATLDMRQNSAVHERVVAELLKTAGVSEDYLALSEDERVALLRSELAGPRLLTSPYAEYSEETASELAIVRAAADAHKRYGRGCITHYIVSMAQSVSDLLEVHVLLKEAGLYIPGEPPQAHIMAIPLFETIGDLESAPGIMQHWLGLPEVAAITGERGHQEVMIGYSDSNKDGGYLTSTWQLSRGSTALSRVFEKSGVAMQLFHGRGGSVGRGGGSSYAAILAQPPGTVQGRIRITEQGEVIAAKYGTRASAMTNLEAVTSATLLASLEPEKLGASDAQRFVAAMDQLSDRAFKAYRGLVYETEGFRSFFRQATPIAEIAGLKIGSRPASRKKSDAIEDLRAIPWVFSWAQARIMLPGWYGVGAALSSFEDKGLLREMAEGWPFFAATLANMEMVLAKSDMRIAARYAALVEDDALRDGIFSRIRDGWQETHDGLLQVTRQTRLLEKHPALEASILLRLPYIEPLNLLQIELLKRHRAGEDDARIGEGILLSINAIATALRNSG; this is encoded by the coding sequence ATGGCCAGCCCGACGATCGCGAACAATCCCGACATCCGCCTTTTGGGACGCCTGCTCGGCGACGTCATTCGAGCCTATGGCGGGGACGAGCTGTTCCGGCGGATCGAATATATCCGTGCCGCGTCGGTCGATCGCCATCGCGGCGTGGTCGGCGCCGATGCCGTCGATCCGGGCCTCGACCGGCTGACCCTCGACGAGACGCTCGATTTCACGCGCGGCTTCATGCTCTTCTCGATGCTCGCCAACCTTGCCGAAGACCGGCAGGGCGTCGAAGTCGAAAGCGGCGCGGATGTCGCCAGCACGCTGAAGCGCCTCAAGGCCGACGGGATCGGCCGCGAGGCAGTGATGCAGCTGCTCGATCACGCGCTGATCGTCCCCGTCCTCACCGCGCATCCCACCGAAGTGCGCCGCAAGTCGATGATCGACCACAAGAACCGCATCGCCGAACTGATGGCGCTGAAGGATCTTGGCCTCGAAGAGACCGAGGATGGTGACCGGATCGACGATGCGATCCTTCGCCAGATCGCGTTGCTGTGGCAGACCCGCGTCCTGCGCCGCGAGAAGCTTGGCGTGGCCGACGAAGTCGAGACCGCGCTGTCCTACCTCCGCGATGTGTTCCTGCCCGTGCTGCCCGCGCTCTACGCCCGCTGGGACCGCGCCCTTGGCGATCGCGCGCCGAGCTTCCTGCGCGCCGGCAGCTGGATCGGCGGCGACCGCGACGGCAATCCCTTCGTCACCGCCGATTCGATGCGCCATGCGCTGGCCCGCGCGGCGGAGACCGTGTTCGTCTATTATCTCGATCAGGTCCATGCGCTCGGCGCCGAGCTGTCGATCTCGACCGAGCATGTCCAGGTCGATTCCTCGGTCCTCGAACTGGCCGAAGCCAGCCACGACACCGCCGCCAGCCGTCAGGACGAGCCGTATCGCCGCGCGCTCTCCGGCATCTATGCGCGCCTCTCGGCCACGCATCACAAGCTGATCGGCAAGGCTCCGCCGCGCCCCGCGCCGCTCGCCGCCGCGCCCTATGCCGATCCCGCCGAGTTCCGCGCAGAGCTGACTGCGATCGCGCGCGGCCTTACGCTGGAAGGTAACGGCCCGCTCGCCAGCGGCGGCGCGCTCGGGCGGCTGATCCGCGCGGTCGAGACCTTCGGCTTCCATCTCGCCACGCTCGACATGCGCCAGAACAGCGCGGTCCATGAGCGCGTCGTTGCCGAACTGCTCAAGACCGCCGGCGTCAGCGAGGATTATCTCGCTTTGTCCGAGGACGAACGCGTCGCACTTTTGCGCAGCGAACTCGCGGGCCCGCGCCTGCTCACCAGCCCCTATGCCGAATATTCGGAGGAAACCGCTTCCGAACTCGCCATCGTCCGCGCCGCCGCCGATGCGCACAAGCGCTATGGCCGCGGCTGCATCACCCACTACATCGTCTCGATGGCGCAGTCGGTCTCGGACCTGCTCGAAGTCCATGTGCTGCTCAAGGAAGCCGGCCTCTACATCCCCGGCGAGCCGCCTCAGGCGCACATCATGGCGATCCCGCTGTTCGAGACGATCGGCGATCTCGAAAGCGCGCCGGGCATCATGCAGCACTGGCTCGGCCTGCCCGAAGTCGCCGCGATCACCGGCGAGCGCGGCCATCAGGAAGTGATGATCGGCTATTCGGACAGCAACAAGGACGGCGGCTACCTCACTTCGACCTGGCAGCTCAGCCGCGGCTCGACCGCGCTCTCGCGGGTGTTCGAGAAGTCGGGCGTCGCGATGCAGCTGTTCCACGGCCGCGGCGGCTCGGTCGGCCGTGGCGGCGGCTCGTCCTACGCCGCGATCCTCGCCCAGCCGCCGGGCACGGTGCAGGGCCGCATCCGCATCACCGAACAGGGCGAAGTCATCGCCGCCAAATACGGCACCCGCGCCAGCGCGATGACCAACCTTGAGGCGGTCACCTCGGCGACCCTGCTCGCCAGCCTCGAGCCGGAAAAGCTCGGCGCATCCGACGCCCAGCGCTTCGTTGCTGCGATGGACCAGCTCTCGGATCGCGCGTTCAAGGCCTATCGCGGTCTCGTCTATGAAACCGAGGGCTTCCGCAGCTTCTTCCGTCAGGCCACCCCGATTGCCGAGATCGCCGGCCTCAAGATCGGCTCGCGCCCCGCGTCCCGCAAGAAATCCGATGCGATCGAGGATCTGCGCGCCATCCCCTGGGTGTTCAGCTGGGCGCAGGCGCGCATCATGCTGCCGGGCTGGTACGGCGTCGGCGCCGCGCTCTCCTCGTTCGAGGACAAGGGCCTGTTGCGCGAAATGGCCGAGGGCTGGCCCTTCTTCGCCGCCACGCTCGCCAACATGGAAATGGTGCTCGCCAAGTCCGACATGCGCATCGCCGCGCGTTACGCCGCGCTGGTCGAGGACGATGCCCTGCGCGACGGCATCTTCAGCCGCATCCGCGACGGCTGGCAGGAAACGCATGACGGCCTGCTGCAAGTCACTCGCCAGACCCGCCTGCTCGAAAAGCATCCCGCGCTCGAAGCGTCGATCCTGCTGCGCCTGCCCTATATCGAGCCGCTCAATCTGCTTCAGATCGAGCTGCTCAAGCGCCACCGTGCCGGCGAAGATGATGCCCGCATCGGCGAAGGCATCCTCCTGTCGATCAACGCAATCGCCACCGCGCTGCGCAACAGCGGGTAA
- the ubiA gene encoding 4-hydroxybenzoate octaprenyltransferase, whose amino-acid sequence MTTPPADIVPDTEHRGMMRLLPAAARPYALLARFDRPIGWWLLFWPGAWAIALAGRAIERWDMILWFLLGSIAMRGAGCVYNDIVDRDLDRQVARTRSRPLASGAVSLKKAWVWLLALCLIGLIVLLQLTPSAAIVAMASLVLVAAYPFMKRITWWPQAWLGLVFSWAALVAWAQTGVAAYGWLPGLLLYAGSIFWVIGYDTIYALQDVEDDALVGVRSSARRLGGQVKPGVATFYILALILWGAALWQMRAEWLALLALLPVALHLAWQVLTLRPEDGAGALDRFRSNRFAGLLMFAACLVVGQTV is encoded by the coding sequence ATGACCACCCCCCCCGCGGACATCGTTCCCGACACCGAACATCGCGGCATGATGCGGCTGCTGCCCGCGGCCGCGCGGCCCTATGCGCTGCTCGCGCGGTTCGACCGGCCGATCGGCTGGTGGCTGCTGTTCTGGCCCGGCGCATGGGCGATCGCGCTCGCGGGCCGCGCGATCGAGCGGTGGGACATGATCCTCTGGTTCCTGCTCGGCAGCATCGCGATGCGCGGCGCGGGCTGTGTCTATAACGACATCGTCGATCGCGATCTCGACCGTCAGGTCGCCCGCACGCGCAGCCGCCCGCTCGCCAGCGGCGCGGTGAGTCTCAAGAAGGCATGGGTCTGGCTCCTCGCGCTCTGCCTGATCGGCCTGATCGTCCTGCTTCAGCTGACCCCCAGCGCCGCCATCGTCGCGATGGCCAGCCTCGTGCTGGTCGCCGCCTATCCCTTTATGAAGCGGATCACCTGGTGGCCGCAGGCGTGGCTCGGCCTCGTCTTCTCCTGGGCGGCTTTGGTCGCATGGGCGCAGACCGGCGTGGCGGCCTATGGCTGGCTGCCCGGCCTGCTGCTCTATGCCGGCTCGATCTTCTGGGTAATCGGCTACGACACGATCTACGCGCTGCAGGATGTCGAGGACGATGCGCTGGTCGGCGTCCGCTCCTCCGCGCGGCGGCTCGGCGGGCAGGTGAAGCCCGGCGTCGCCACTTTCTACATCCTCGCCCTCATCCTGTGGGGCGCGGCGCTGTGGCAGATGCGCGCCGAATGGCTGGCGCTCCTCGCGCTGCTGCCCGTTGCGCTGCACCTCGCCTGGCAGGTGCTGACCCTCCGCCCCGAGGACGGCGCAGGCGCGCTCGACCGCTTCCGATCAAACCGGTTCGCGGGGCTGCTGATGTTCGCCGCATGCCTCGTCGTGGGTCAGACGGTTTGA
- the gyrB gene encoding DNA topoisomerase (ATP-hydrolyzing) subunit B: MLGMASDDTTPENLPNANSYGADSIKVLKGLDAVRKRPGMYIGDTDDGSGLHHMVFEVSDNAIDEALAGHCDRIIIQLNPDGSVSVEDNGRGIPTGIHAEEGVSAAEVIMTQLHAGGKFENTSDDNAYKVSGGLHGVGVSVVNALSEWLDLNIWRDGEEHWMRFAYGDATAPLKVIGKAPEGKKGTRVTFLASTEKTPGDGGTFKNQIEFDFEKLEHRYRELAFLNSGVRLFLRDARHEEVKEVELFYEGGIAAFVKWLDRNKQPLFPDPISVTGHRDDIGIDVALEWNDSYYENVLCFTNNIPQRDGGTHLAAFRAALTRTINGYADKSGLLKKEKVTLTGDDMREGLTAIVSVKLPDPKFSSQTKDKLVSSEVRQPLEALMADKMTDWLEENPALARAIIQKVIDAAAAREAAKKARELTRRKGVMDIASLPGKLADCQERDPAKSELFLVEGDSAGGSAKQGRDRHFQAILPLRGKILNVERARFDRMLGSREIGTLIQAMGTGIGRDDFNVEKLRYHKIVIMTDADVDGAHIRTLLLTFFYRQMPEIIANGHLYIAQPPLYKASKGRSEVYLKDDSALDQYLVDAGVGGNVLETGAGSRSGDDLRTLVEHARRMRTLMRYVPRRYDPNIIEALALGGAFNPEALREQREAALQVVVSRLDAADADARWSARVSEEGGYHFERLWRGVTDHHIVEAPFLVSAEARKLHTLASEQTDSYLAPSKLVSAKGAAFDTEAPLENVEEVEEAVTVGKGEALVSRPSQLLDAILAAGRKGLSIQRYKGLGEMNAEQLWETTLDPQNRSMLRVAIDQADVADEIFTRLMGDVVEPRREFIQENALSVANLDV; the protein is encoded by the coding sequence ATGCTTGGCATGGCAAGCGACGACACGACTCCCGAAAATCTCCCCAACGCGAACAGCTACGGCGCAGACTCGATCAAGGTCCTCAAGGGCCTAGACGCGGTCCGCAAGCGGCCGGGCATGTATATCGGCGACACCGACGATGGTTCGGGCCTCCACCACATGGTGTTCGAAGTCTCGGACAACGCGATCGACGAAGCGCTTGCCGGGCATTGCGACCGGATCATCATCCAGCTGAATCCGGACGGGTCGGTCTCGGTCGAGGATAATGGCCGCGGCATCCCCACGGGCATCCATGCCGAGGAAGGCGTGTCGGCAGCCGAAGTCATCATGACCCAGCTCCACGCCGGCGGTAAGTTCGAGAACACGTCGGACGACAATGCCTACAAGGTCTCGGGCGGCCTCCACGGCGTGGGCGTTTCGGTCGTCAACGCGCTGTCCGAATGGCTCGATCTCAACATCTGGCGCGATGGCGAGGAGCATTGGATGCGTTTCGCCTATGGCGACGCCACCGCCCCGCTCAAGGTGATCGGCAAGGCGCCCGAGGGCAAGAAGGGCACCCGCGTGACCTTCCTCGCCTCGACCGAAAAGACCCCCGGCGACGGCGGCACCTTCAAGAATCAGATCGAGTTCGACTTCGAAAAGCTCGAGCATCGCTATCGCGAACTGGCCTTCCTCAATTCGGGCGTCCGCCTGTTCCTGCGCGACGCGCGGCACGAAGAGGTCAAGGAAGTCGAGCTGTTCTACGAAGGCGGCATCGCGGCTTTCGTGAAGTGGCTCGATCGCAACAAGCAGCCGCTCTTCCCGGATCCCATTTCGGTCACCGGGCATCGCGACGATATCGGCATCGACGTCGCACTGGAGTGGAACGACTCCTATTACGAAAACGTCCTCTGCTTCACCAACAACATCCCGCAGCGTGACGGCGGCACCCATCTCGCGGCGTTCCGCGCGGCTCTGACCCGCACGATCAACGGCTATGCCGACAAGTCGGGCCTTCTGAAGAAGGAAAAGGTCACTCTCACCGGCGACGATATGCGTGAGGGTCTCACCGCGATCGTCTCGGTCAAGCTGCCCGATCCCAAGTTCAGCTCGCAGACCAAGGACAAACTCGTCTCGTCCGAAGTCCGTCAGCCGCTCGAAGCGCTGATGGCCGACAAGATGACCGACTGGCTGGAAGAGAATCCCGCCCTCGCCCGCGCGATCATCCAGAAGGTGATCGACGCCGCCGCCGCGCGCGAGGCCGCCAAGAAGGCGCGCGAGCTGACCCGGCGCAAGGGCGTGATGGACATCGCGTCGCTCCCCGGCAAGCTGGCCGATTGCCAGGAGCGCGATCCCGCCAAGTCCGAACTCTTCCTCGTCGAGGGTGACTCGGCGGGCGGCTCGGCCAAACAGGGCCGCGACCGCCATTTCCAGGCGATCCTTCCCCTGCGCGGCAAGATCCTCAACGTCGAGCGCGCGCGCTTCGATCGCATGCTTGGGTCTCGCGAAATCGGCACGCTGATCCAGGCGATGGGCACCGGCATCGGCCGCGACGATTTCAACGTGGAGAAGCTGCGCTACCACAAGATCGTCATCATGACCGACGCGGACGTCGACGGCGCGCATATCCGCACGCTGCTGCTGACCTTCTTCTATCGCCAGATGCCCGAGATCATCGCCAACGGGCACCTCTATATCGCCCAGCCGCCGCTTTATAAGGCGAGCAAGGGCCGGTCGGAGGTGTACCTGAAGGACGACAGCGCGCTCGATCAGTATCTGGTCGACGCCGGTGTCGGCGGCAATGTCCTCGAAACCGGTGCGGGCTCGCGCTCGGGCGACGATCTGCGCACCTTGGTCGAGCATGCCCGCCGGATGCGCACGCTGATGCGCTATGTCCCGCGCCGCTACGATCCCAACATCATCGAAGCGCTGGCGCTCGGCGGGGCGTTCAACCCCGAAGCGCTGCGCGAACAGCGCGAAGCCGCATTGCAGGTCGTCGTCAGCCGCCTCGACGCGGCGGACGCCGATGCGCGCTGGTCGGCGCGGGTCAGCGAAGAGGGCGGCTATCATTTCGAACGGCTGTGGCGCGGCGTGACCGATCACCACATCGTCGAGGCGCCGTTCCTCGTCTCGGCCGAAGCGCGCAAGCTCCACACGCTCGCCAGCGAACAGACCGACAGCTATCTCGCTCCGTCCAAGCTGGTTTCGGCCAAGGGCGCCGCGTTCGACACCGAAGCCCCGCTGGAGAATGTCGAAGAGGTCGAGGAAGCTGTCACCGTCGGCAAGGGCGAAGCGCTCGTCTCGCGTCCCTCGCAGCTGCTCGATGCGATCCTGGCCGCTGGCCGCAAGGGCCTGTCGATCCAGCGCTACAAGGGTCTGGGCGAAATGAACGCGGAACAGCTGTGGGAAACCACGCTCGATCCGCAGAACCGTTCGATGCTCCGCGTGGCGATCGATCAGGCCGACGTGGCCGACGAGATCTTCACCCGCCTGATGGGCGACGTGGTCGAACCGCGCCGCGAATTCATCCAGGAAAACGCGCTCAGCGTGGCGAACCTGGACGTTTGA
- a CDS encoding oxygenase MpaB family protein → MTSNPLRRALIAQVRKTFNDQERGETPVIRRDDGLFGPQSVCWRVHGDVVTMMVGGVSALLLQMLHPAVLAGVWDHSAFRQDMLGRLRRTARFIAVTGYDSLEAAEAAIEKVREVHTRVRGVLPDGTPYAADDPRLLAWVHVTEAVSFLDAWIRYAEPDMSMTDQDRYFAEFAIIAERLGADPVPRTRAEGEALIAEMRSELVADARSREVARLVLDQPAPSMAVAPVQKMIFAAAVDLLPGWAREMHGLKAPGVTRPAIRAGTRGFAGTLRWAFRG, encoded by the coding sequence ATGACGTCCAATCCCCTCCGCCGCGCGCTGATCGCGCAGGTTCGCAAGACCTTCAATGATCAGGAGCGCGGCGAGACCCCGGTGATCCGCCGCGATGACGGGCTGTTCGGTCCGCAATCGGTGTGCTGGCGGGTGCATGGCGATGTGGTGACGATGATGGTCGGGGGCGTTTCGGCGCTGCTGCTCCAGATGCTCCACCCCGCCGTGCTCGCCGGGGTGTGGGACCATTCGGCGTTCCGGCAGGACATGCTGGGGCGGCTGCGGCGCACCGCGCGGTTCATCGCGGTGACCGGCTATGATTCGCTGGAAGCCGCTGAAGCCGCGATCGAAAAGGTGCGTGAGGTGCATACCCGGGTGCGCGGGGTGCTGCCCGACGGCACGCCCTATGCCGCCGACGATCCCCGGCTGCTGGCATGGGTGCATGTGACCGAAGCGGTAAGCTTCCTCGACGCGTGGATCCGCTATGCCGAGCCGGACATGAGCATGACCGATCAGGACCGTTATTTCGCCGAGTTTGCGATCATCGCCGAGCGGCTGGGCGCCGATCCCGTGCCGCGTACGCGCGCCGAAGGCGAGGCGCTGATCGCCGAGATGCGAAGCGAACTAGTGGCGGATGCGAGATCGCGCGAAGTGGCGCGGCTGGTGCTCGATCAGCCTGCGCCGAGCATGGCCGTCGCGCCGGTGCAGAAGATGATCTTCGCGGCGGCGGTGGATCTGCTGCCCGGCTGGGCGCGGGAGATGCACGGGCTGAAAGCGCCCGGGGTTACGCGACCGGCGATCCGGGCGGGGACGCGCGGGTTTGCTGGCACGTTGCGATGGGCGTTTCGGGGGTAA
- a CDS encoding L,D-transpeptidase produces MIRALILTAGVALLATAGSAQLQPLDEGTVMDAVERLKPGQFIWVPEIAPEGPMLVVVNIATQRLVAYRNGVPIAVSTVSTGRAGHRTPQGVFTILQKNVKHRSSTYNNAPMPYMQRLTWRGIALHGGNLPGYPASHGCVRLPHEFAKLLFDQTSLGMTVVIVNQPGQLRVGPNAQTAFEPPSGSFAPTTWRPELSPYGPVSIVVSAADRRMVVLRNGIEIGSAPVQFDGVVDRTQAYVLQSVSGGDYRWKRVTLSGERATASAMAAPDGGAFQGTDLFRQALAGVVRPGTTMIVIPDSLGLTARATVRPQQITVIEAEPAAYLDTGVTSGR; encoded by the coding sequence ATGATCCGGGCACTGATCCTGACCGCGGGCGTCGCCCTTCTCGCCACCGCCGGATCGGCGCAGCTTCAGCCGCTGGACGAAGGCACGGTGATGGACGCGGTCGAGCGGCTCAAGCCCGGCCAGTTCATCTGGGTTCCCGAGATCGCACCCGAAGGGCCGATGCTGGTGGTGGTGAACATCGCGACCCAGCGGCTGGTGGCCTATCGCAACGGCGTGCCGATCGCGGTTTCCACCGTCTCCACCGGCCGCGCGGGGCATCGCACGCCGCAGGGCGTCTTCACCATCCTCCAGAAGAATGTGAAGCACCGCTCCAGCACGTACAACAATGCGCCCATGCCCTATATGCAGCGGCTGACGTGGCGCGGCATCGCGCTGCATGGCGGCAATCTGCCGGGCTATCCCGCTTCGCATGGCTGTGTCCGCCTGCCGCACGAATTCGCCAAATTGCTGTTCGATCAGACCTCGCTCGGCATGACCGTGGTGATTGTCAACCAGCCGGGGCAGCTTCGCGTAGGGCCGAACGCCCAAACGGCGTTCGAGCCCCCCTCCGGGTCATTCGCGCCCACGACATGGCGTCCCGAGCTTTCGCCCTATGGCCCGGTTTCGATCGTGGTCAGTGCCGCGGATCGCCGGATGGTGGTGCTGCGCAACGGGATCGAGATCGGATCGGCGCCGGTGCAGTTCGATGGCGTCGTCGATCGCACCCAGGCCTATGTCCTGCAAAGCGTGAGCGGTGGCGATTATCGCTGGAAGCGGGTGACGCTGAGCGGCGAGCGGGCGACGGCCAGCGCGATGGCCGCGCCCGATGGCGGCGCGTTCCAGGGCACCGATCTGTTCCGTCAGGCGCTGGCGGGAGTCGTGCGGCCGGGGACGACGATGATCGTCATTCCCGATTCGCTCGGCCTCACCGCGCGTGCGACTGTCCGGCCCCAGCAGATCACGGTTATCGAGGCGGAACCGGCTGCTTATTTAGACACCGGTGTCACCAGCGGGCGCTGA
- a CDS encoding DUF2147 domain-containing protein, whose translation MKIRLFAIAASALVLSAAAPAQPAAGLQGEWRNTKNTVHMKLAPCGKSLCGTVTWAAEQQRADARKGSGRDLIGSVLLRDLQKGSDGTWRGKVFVPDINTSASGTVTQLSGDLIRVSGCTLLGIVCKTQHWHRIK comes from the coding sequence ATGAAGATTCGACTGTTTGCAATTGCCGCCAGCGCGCTGGTGCTCAGCGCCGCCGCCCCTGCCCAGCCCGCCGCCGGATTGCAGGGCGAATGGCGCAACACCAAGAATACGGTGCATATGAAGCTGGCCCCGTGCGGCAAATCGCTGTGCGGCACGGTGACCTGGGCGGCGGAGCAGCAGCGCGCCGATGCGCGCAAGGGCAGCGGCAGGGATTTGATCGGCAGCGTGCTGCTGCGCGACCTGCAGAAGGGCAGCGACGGGACGTGGCGCGGCAAGGTGTTCGTGCCGGACATCAACACCAGTGCTTCGGGCACGGTGACGCAGCTGAGCGGCGATCTGATCCGGGTTTCGGGGTGCACGCTGCTGGGGATCGTCTGCAAGACGCAGCATTGGCATCGGATCAAATAG
- a CDS encoding TMEM165/GDT1 family protein: MEAFLTSLGLVSLAEIGDKTQLLAVVLALRFRKPWPIIAGIFVATVANHFLAALLGTVAADFLSSNWFRIAIGVSFVAMGLWTLVPDTFDEDEAKPSRFGPFLATTIAFFLVEMGDKTQIATVALGARFDDVVAVTMGTTLGMMVANAPVVLLGDKLLGRLNFDLVRKISAGLFIVIGVWTLWELFA, translated from the coding sequence ATGGAAGCATTCCTCACCTCCCTCGGCCTCGTCTCGCTCGCCGAGATCGGCGACAAGACGCAGCTGCTCGCGGTCGTGCTGGCGCTGCGGTTCCGCAAGCCCTGGCCGATCATCGCCGGCATCTTCGTGGCAACTGTCGCCAATCATTTCCTCGCGGCCCTGCTCGGCACGGTTGCGGCCGATTTTCTCTCCAGCAACTGGTTCCGCATCGCGATCGGCGTGTCGTTCGTCGCGATGGGCCTGTGGACGCTGGTCCCCGACACGTTCGACGAGGATGAAGCAAAACCGTCGCGCTTCGGCCCGTTCCTGGCGACGACCATCGCCTTCTTCCTCGTCGAGATGGGCGACAAGACACAGATCGCCACCGTGGCGCTGGGCGCGCGGTTCGATGACGTGGTGGCAGTAACGATGGGCACGACGCTGGGCATGATGGTCGCCAATGCGCCGGTCGTGCTGCTGGGCGACAAGCTGCTCGGCAGACTGAACTTCGATCTGGTGCGCAAGATCTCGGCCGGTTTGTTCATCGTCATTGGCGTGTGGACGCTGTGGGAGCTATTCGCCTGA
- a CDS encoding cupin domain-containing protein → MQKINLAQAFARFDEPWSPRIAGQVNDTAIKLVKLEGAFDWHHHEHEDEMFLVVSGLLRMKLRDGDIDLSPGEFLIVPKGVEHCPEAIGPDCHVLLVEPDTTLNTGNVVTERTRETLERL, encoded by the coding sequence ATGCAGAAGATCAACCTCGCCCAGGCCTTTGCCCGTTTCGATGAACCGTGGAGCCCGCGCATCGCGGGGCAGGTGAACGACACCGCGATCAAGCTCGTGAAGCTGGAAGGCGCGTTCGACTGGCATCATCACGAGCATGAGGACGAGATGTTCCTCGTCGTCTCGGGCCTGTTGCGGATGAAGCTGCGCGACGGCGATATCGATCTGTCGCCCGGCGAATTCCTGATCGTGCCCAAGGGCGTCGAGCATTGTCCCGAAGCGATCGGGCCGGACTGCCACGTGCTGCTGGTCGAGCCCGATACGACGCTGAATACGGGGAATGTCGTCACCGAACGCACGCGGGAGACGCTGGAGCGGCTCTAG